From one Vanacampus margaritifer isolate UIUO_Vmar chromosome 12, RoL_Vmar_1.0, whole genome shotgun sequence genomic stretch:
- the hnrnpll gene encoding heterogeneous nuclear ribonucleoprotein L-like: protein MDESSCQSADTMSTPSTSMSALGAAGHRTDCEYKRAPKRLKTDSETAFDVRGGGKDLEEGEDSDSSSDADLAADKRAQRGAGLEDNSKNSHHISPSPVVHVRGLCEAVVEADLIDALESFGPICYVMMMPFKRQALVEFSAVESADRCVSSGAKAPVYIAGQQAYFNYSTSKRITRPTNADNPNSGNKVLLLSIQNPLYPITTDVLYSVCNPVGIVQRIVIFKRNGIQAMVEFKSNQYAQKAKAALNGADIYVGCCTLKIEYARPTRLNVIKNDSESWDYTKPYLVRRDQGKGRQRQAILGEHPSSSSSDNNYGSPCSVLPLPSSSRYKLTYVDVPDIVSYPLPQTSYSSYTPSSVAMVSGLHPSKMNCSRIFNLFCLYGNIEKVKFMKSVPGTALVEMGDDYAVDRAITHLNSIKIFGKRLNVCVSKQHAVIPSQFFELEDGSSSYKDFAMTRNNRFSSAGQASKNIIQPPSAVLHYYNVPSCISQDHLLRLCNEHDVPGFVKFKMFDAKPSTKTISGLLQFDSKTEAVEVLTVLNHYQIRIPNGSNPYTLKLCFSTSSHL, encoded by the exons ATGGACGAGTCTTCTTGCCAGTCTGCGGACACGATGTCGACTCCGTCCACAAGCATGTCGGCGCTAGGAGCTGCTGGCCATCGCACGGATTGCGAGTATAAAAGAGCGCCAAAGCGCCTGAAAACTGATAGCGAGACGGCGTTTGACGTGAGAGGGGGCGGCAAGGACCTTGAGGAGGGAGAGGACTCGGACTCCAGCTCTGATGCTGATTTAGCGGCGGACAAACGGGCCCAGCGCGGAGCAGGACTTGAG gacAACAGCAAAAATTCCCATCACATTTCTCCCAGTCCCGTGGTCCATGTCAGGGGTCTGTGTGAGGCGGTGGTAGAAGCAGACCTGATTGATGCTTTGGAAAGTTTTGGACCCATTTG TTATGTCATGATGATGCCATTCAAGCGCCAGGCCCTGGTGGAATTCTCTGCTGTGGAGAGTGCTGACCGCTGTGTGTCAAGTGGAGCCAAGGCCCCTGTATATATTGCag GTCAACAGGCATATTTTAATTACTCCACATCCAAGAGAATTACCAGGCCAACCAATGCTGACAATCCCAACAGTGGCAACAAGGTCCTCCTACTGTCTATTCAGAATCCTCTCTACCCTATAACtacg gaTGTCCTATACTCAGTATGTAACCCTGTCGGCATTGTACAGAGGATTGTCATCTTTAAGCGAAATGGAATCCAAGCCATGGTGGA GTTCAAGTCGAATCAGTATGCTCAGAAAGCGAAAGCTGCTCTGAATGGAGCGGACATCTATGTTGGTTGCTGCACTCTCAAGATTGAATATGCAAGG CCAACACGTCTGAATGTGATAAAGAATGACAGTGAAAGCTGGGACTACACTAAACCGTACCTGGTCAGACGGG ATCAAGGAAAGGGCAGGCAAAGACAGGCCATTTTAGGTGAAcacccatcatcatcatccagtgACAACAATTATG ggTCACCCTGCTCTGTGTTGCCTCTGCCTAGCAGCAGCAGGTACAAATTGACCTACGTGGATGTTCCAGATATAGTGTCGTACCCTCTGCCCCAGACATCCTACTCTTCCTACACCCCCAGCtccgttgccatggtgagtGGCCTCCATCCATCCAAGATGAACTGCAGCCGCATCTTCAACCTGTTCTGTTTGTACGGCAACATTGAAAAG GTGAAGTTTATGAAGAGTGTTCCTGGCACAGCGTTGGTTGAGATGGGGGATGATTATGCTGTGGATCGAGCAATCACACACCTCAACAGCATCAAGATTTTTGGCAAGAGACTCAATGTCTG TGTATCTAAACAGCATGCCGTGATCCCGAGCCAGTTCTTTGAATTAGAGGATGGAAGCAGCAGCTATAAGGATTTCGCCATGACCAGGAACAATCGCTTCAGCAGTGCTGGGCAGGCTTCCAAAAACATCATTCAACCCCCATCGGCTGTATTGCACTACTACAACGTCCCTTCATGTATATCACAGGACCACTTGCTCAGG TTATGTAATGAGCATGATGTGCCCGGCTTTGTCAAATTCAAGATGTTTGATGCCAAAC cttcCACCAAGACAATATCTGGTTTGTTACAATTCGACAGTAAGACAGAAGCTGTGGAGGTTCTCACTGTTCTCAATCATTACCAAATAAGGATACCAA ATGGTTCCAACCCTTACACTCTGAAATTGTGTTTCTCCACTTCATCTCATCTCTAA